The DNA region ATAAAAATAAATGAGTACATTTCAAAACAGTTTGTTCAGCTTGTTTCATTTGAATCATCTTTATTGAATCAGGAACTCATCATATGCCACACATAAGGGACACTCAAGCCAACGTCATCTTCACAATCAAAAACAAAATGTGACACTCTGCCCATTCAAAGCAAAATGAACAAGTTAAATCAGATAGAGAAGGCATGTGTCCACTTGCAGCAGtcacaaaaacacaagcaaacaagATAGGCTGACATACTCTTCAAAGACAAGAACTCAAGTAGTGAGTCTCATTCCACTTAACAACACTTAACAcctcacaaaacaaaacaaaaacaaaaaatcaaacaAGTAAACAACAGTAAAGTCAAGATGTCATCCTCCCTGACCTTGCCTGAGCATTCAATTTACCGAACGTTTTGTCATGTGAAATTACACGGTACCTCTAGAGTACTGTAATTTTGGTTTAAAGTTCCTGGAAGATGAAATTCTATAGCAACTGATTCTacagttgaaaagttgaagtgaCGCAACCTTTGCACACTATTTACATTGTTGATTGCACTGTATAGTTTTACAATGTTACACATAATAGTTTTCTACTCAGTCAGTGGAATGTAATTTCATAAAAACTGCAAGACACCTATCTGTTATTTGAATCTAACCCCAGATTGACTCCATAAATGTATATAGTCCTGCAATGGTCAAAAATAAACTAAGTtaaaaacaaacaggaaataaaccaataaagTGGATGCAGTGCTTTCCTTTCATCATTCATAAAcaaagtgagtaggcctacatgttatagTTTTTACGAGTGTTCCCTTAACATAGCTTAATCACACACACGACTGAACTAGAATATAACCCTTTTATTGTTTTTACTGGAGTCTGCTTTGATGTCTTGCTGTCTAAAGTAGGCTATTTTTCTCTTGACCACAGTCATGAGCCATGCCCCAGCAGTGCCCAGTGGGTGGCTTATGCTATAGCCAAAGATGAGAGATAGTAAGCCAAGATTACTCATGACAagtcacttcctggaactataacTGCACACGGGGGGGTGGGAGTGGACACAAATCATAAGTGcaccctgcccccaccccctgtgAGGACCAACCATGAGGCCATAAGGAATACATGAGACATAGGTTAACGAGGAGGTGCACATCAGACACAAGGTTAACGGTGAGGTACACATCAGATGTGGGTTAACAAGACACTCCTGTATGAAGGCCTGAACTGATCCCAAGTTTGCTTCCATAGATGTGATCTGCCACAAGCTAACTTGGCAGCTACCATCTTGGGCTCACAAACAGATCCAGACTTTAACCCTTCAGCCACACTGGCACCGTCCACCGTTACGTTTTCTATGTGGTAGATACAAAATGCATTGTGGGTCTGTTCGTTCCATCGTCTCCTTTGCATCTGCCAAAAGTATTCCGAAGGTTCAACTTTTCTGACTGTGACGGATCCGTCAACCAATCTCACTGTGTGAATGTGGGTAGACTGCCCAGCCGTCAAACACGCCAACCGTCATCTCTCGGCAGACGGGCCCAGTGTGAATGAAGGGTTACCCATCAGATCACATTCTCTTCTGCATTTGCAGATTGGTGAAGAAAGTGTCAATAAAGtatacagtgttttttttctttctacatAAAGTTTTCTGTGCTTTTCCCTGAAGAACAAGTGAGAGACAGCAAAGAGCTCGTCCACACATGAAAGGCCTCGCGAATGCCATGTAGACATAGGGGTCAGAGAGTCTGTTACGATTTAGGGGTTTTAATAATGATGATGGAATCAGAGACCTAGTTTACCAAAGAACTCAATCATATTACATCAAAGTTAGCAGATACTAACGTGTTAACGTGGCTCATGTGGAATGTTGTTCTATGCCCCCATACTTGTTGGTATTCTGTTATTTCCCCCACCCCTCACAATCCTTACCCACACATCCTCCCACTAGTCCTATCTATATCTCCCTGTGCCCTCCCATCCCCTCAGCTTAACATTCTGGCTGGAAGCCAGTCTAGTTACTCCCGTCTTTCCCTGTGGCCTATGGCCTCTAGCCTCTTACCTGCCTCCatagagaaaacaataaagttctcCCACTGACAACCAGCGCAGAATGACTTTTAGGGGGCTTTCTCTCATTCAATATGCAGATTACAAATGACACAATGCCCCTTGAATTATGGTTTTATTTTTCTAAATATTGAATACTTTGATCATCGATAAAGTCAGGTCTCGCCTCACAAGGCTGGAGAccagaggaaaggatgggaggaactAAAATGACTGTGTCccaccatcccctcccctcttcactcCTCACCCCAACAATACACTCATATGCCATCACCCCTGCCCCCACAccccatctccctcttcctctctgaaTGCTCTGCTCTGATTGGCTAGTTGGTCTTGGCCATGCTCTTCATCTTCAGCTCAGCCAGTTTGCCGGTGACAAAGTTCCATTTGAGTGACGTGTCCCCATTGCCCCCGCCCAGGGATGTGTACTTGGAGAAGCTGTTgcccccacctccatctccatcctctcCCCCGGCCGCTGCATCACTGCCCccgccctccccctctcctcctcctgctgcttccTGGTTCTCTCCATCTACGCTCTGCCCCTGGTTGTCAATGCCCGCCTCCACGTCGGCTTCAGACCCCGCCCCCTTCGCCATGGCAGCGGCCGCGGCGGCCTGAGCCTGCTTGGCCTGCTGGAACTTGGTGGCAAAGTTGTCCCAGAAGCCCGTCATTCGCTTGTTGGACCGGCTGGAGGCGGGCTCCTCTGGTCTCACAGCCAATGGACTGCAAGGAAAGAAGACAGACAGGTGCGCCAAACAGGTGAGTACAGGAAATGATAGCAGAGGAACTGTATGTATTTTCTCCAGAGGGTCAAGGAAGACCAGATTAACTTGAGCCAGTCGGCATCCGCCATATAAGATAAGGTGTGAAGTAAGGCTCATTCATACCTATGTGTGAGATGAATACATGCAGTGTTTCATGCATTCAAACTGTTGAAATTGAGGAGATTTGATTAACATTAAGGATGAAACGAAAGAAAAGCAGAAACTGGAACTGGAAAAAGCTTGGCAAACGAAAAACACGAACGGAGGTGCAAATATATTAACGGATAGAACGGGTAAACAGAATTAAGAACGGAATTGATGAAAGGTATGAACAGAATTCTGTATAAACAGAATTAAGAACGGAATTGACGAAAGGTATGAATGGGCCTTTCGTGTGCATGATGTTGATAAAGGAAAATGACAACTCACTGATCATTTATGGGTTCAGGTTCCGAATGGTTCTCCCCTTCTGACTCAGACAGTAGCTGGTGCTCGTCCTCCTTGTTAAAGAGAGCTGAGACGCTCTTCCAGCCCTTCACACTGGCACCCTGCATCTGATATGAGAAGAGAAGTCTCAGTACTGTACATTTCATCTCCTCCATCCTCGATGcactagtcccaggccagactctttgacatgatgtgtatgtgtgtgtactctacttaaaaaaaaaaaaaaaaaaaaaccctactttgCATCTCCACTTgtttttctgtatatttcctctgcactttgtatctgctagagatgttggctatgattatgtcctcgattgtgtaagtcgctttggttaaaaagtgtctgccaaatgcaatgtaatgtaatgtaatgtaatgtaatgtaatggaatatctgcacttcgtatctgctagagatgttggctatgattatgtccttgattgtgtaagtcactttggttaaatagtgtctgccaaaagcaatgtaatgtaatgtaatgtaatgtaatgttgttgttGATGGAAGGACAGCAGACACACAACAGATCCTGGCCCAGTGGTCCCCTTTAGCCTACACCTCAGTCATACATTACAACTGTGCATCTGCATCCCTCCACAGGATAgtatagacataggcctacagatagtaCTGTACATCTCAACCTAGTCCTCGGTTACCCAGTGTCTCTAGGTATCATCAATtaaacctcctctctcctctctgttgaaGAGGGTTAAGATACTCTTGCATTCCTCCATCCGTGCACCCTGCATCTGATATATAATAAGCACAGTGGCCATGTTGCATGCTGGCCTGCTGGCCTGCTGCGGTGTCCTGACCTTCTTGAGGTTGGTGCTGAGTTGGGACACCACATTgggcccctcctcccctccctgctgGATGGGTGACGTATCCACCTCAGACTGGatctgcacacaaacaaacagacaaaacaaataaataaataacaactcACTGCGATAGCAAAAGGAATAGGCATCGACCTGGGCAGCCATGACAGCTGTGtctgtggggtggggggcagggatCTATCGATTTACTGATATGGAAATGCTCGCATTGAAAAGATGTCAACATggtacgatatgatatgatatgatatgatatgatatgatatgatatgatatgatatgatatgatatgatatgatatgatatgatatgatatgatatgatatgatatgatatgatatgatatatgatatgatggGATAGGCCTTTATTTGCAGTTTTCACTGAAAATgtttttgcatccctgagcaagactcgttaaAGACAGGACGTACACGGGTACCATCACACAAACTGAATGGCGCAAGTGTATCAGTGAAGGTTGTAATATTTAGTTAATCATTCAGCATTATAGCTCCAAATATGTATCATGGAAGGAAATTAAGCCCTATGGCATAGGAGGAAATGTGTTGACAAGAGTTATACAGCATGGCCCAAAAAAGGTtaccatgaaaaaaatgtcacacagtcTAGGATGTTGTTGGACTACCTTTAGCTTTGATTACGGTGCAAATTTGGTTTTGAATTGTTTCTGTAAACTTCTGCAATTTGTATGTTTATCTCCATCGGTCCATCCACTGTTGCATCAACTTTCcaccaagatcttgtattgatgatggaaGAGTCTGAACGCTGTGTTGAGCCTTCTCCAGCACAGTCCAAAGATTCTGTCTGCACTCAGTGGTGGTCAATCCATGTATTAAAAAAGATGAGATCTTAAAATATGACTGTGCCATCAGGAAAGAAAATATCTATTGATGGAATTACCTGATTATTTACTATAGGTAGTCAGCTGTCCTCATTTTCTGAACTCATAGGCCTGCTGAAGCTAAACCTAGATCTGACACTATACGTTTCAGTAGTTGCTGATGCCAAAGATTTGAACCTTCTTAAACTTACTAACATCTTATATGACCACGGGATGTGTCACTTGACTGTGTTACAAATGGGAATAATAAATGAGAAGTAGTTCATTGCACCAGTGTGGTTCAGTTAGCCAGATCTCAATCTCATTGAGAATCTTTAGGATGTGCTGCAGGTTTTGCAGCGTTGAAACTGAAGGTTTATAGAAACAATGCACTCCAAATGTGTGCTGTATAAgaaaggtgcgtgcgtgcgtgtggcgtgcgtgtgtacatgcgtgcgtgcgagcgtgtttgTGTGACCTTTGTGGTGACAACTTTGTTTGGCCAAGCTGTGAATTGCAGACAGTTGTACATCACATTTGTattcagggctctcaagtctcactctttgagagtgtgtaACACGCATCTGagcgagttcacactctcacacgccacacatggGATTTCACACTcaagttttgataacttatccaatcggCGCCCATTAATTCATCCAAGCTATCCACAGACGCGTCAGAAATGGGTAACAGCGCTTATGTGTTCAGGCTAGTTACCACGCTAtttagccaatcagaaaatagattgttcggttgtcgggcagatcagagcagtggatCAGCGTTTCATCCAATAGCGCGCGCAGCAGAGTTCAGAGTGAACTGTAAAATTTACAGATCACAAGTAGGCGAACTGGAGACGCAGGagccaggaccatcaggtgataacttTATACAGGTGAAAATATGAGTCTTGTATTAGGctagttaggctactgtttttactccTTATACCAATATTTCCAGCCCATGTAGGCTAGACAGGGGCATTAAAAGAGAGCAAAATGGTTAACAATGCTAGCTATAACCCCAGCTGATTGTTTCTCTGATGATGATCATCCCTCCCAAACATGATTGAAACTGCGTGCTTTGCGTTTTATAAAGTTTGTTATCCATAGTGGTATTTGCAGTCACGCTTCTCAGAATGTGGCATACAGCCTAATAATAGCAGTAATTTAATTTGTCAATGAGAAACAGGAAAGGGGATCTAGTTCTAGTCGCTTAGGAGCTGTCATGTCACGTTTAGGATAGGCTATGTTTATCTTATTGCATTTGATTTAGAATGTCAGGGAATAAACATCCTCCttcctacaatgaaaatggtctaaaatcatcacCCTCAATGAAAATCACttccctctaaaacaggcatctcTTCTTCACATATTATGTTAaaagtgcaccccccccccatttatttttattcatttttattaatttatttatttttcactcactccaaacaatctccaaaacttgagagccctggtaTTTTGATCATCAGATGAAtgttagagatgtccgatattggcttttttgccgatatccgatatgccgatattgtccaactctcaattttcgattccgatatcggccgataccgatgccgatatatgtgggttatttttcctcatgacaaattttaggtaacattacaaatctgctgttgtggaactaAATATGCTTAAttgtattgtaatgccccactagatgcattcttgaatgcaacaaagctttccaaatattaacatcgtctgtgcaaaatagaaaaataattaaggagaaaagtgtacagtaattcaagcattattatattggttttgataggtcaaaaatccgataccgatatttaccgatattacattttatgctattatcgggccgataatatctgtgggccgatattatcggacatctctaatgaatgtccaatataaaACTGGCTTCATCCAAGGGTACAAGGACAGAGGACAAACAGTGTGAGTGTGGAGAAATGACCTGCAGCCACAATAGGTAAAACCTCAGGGCTTGTGGCATTCTACAACATCCCGTCCACCTGTGGCTGCAGGGGTGGCAGCACCCACGTTGAGAAACGCCAATGTAACATGTCTCGATTGCCCTCTAGTGGCATTTTGATTTTACTGCAGGACAGACATTGGCCTTAATGCTTCTTTCCTTCATGCATAGACTATAACATGTTGTTACCAAAATAGCAATGACCACGTCTTAACGTTACACAAGCCTCtcagtaatgtcacagcaatgttattGTAATGTAGTTTCAGCTAACAGTGAGTGCATCGGCAGTGATCTGTAGGAAAGGGCTGCGTGTTGGTCTTAACCCCCATAATACACACTAATATAAAAATGTACATTTGCATGCAACGTATTACAATGTTTTTCCAACATTATCAGAGGGTAGAAGGCTTCATGTTATGTCCATGCATTCCCAGGGAGCATGGGTATGAAGTTAGCGTAAACTTAAAGTAATCGCACATTaacttaaagcaggggtggggagcctatgtctcgagggccctttacGGCCCGTGAGCTCATCTTGTCCAGCCTCCCTGAGATAATTTTAATGCTACTGTATACAGTTTCACATCAAATATGAAATGTTTTGTAATGAAAttatagaaattacatttgcaatataattaagttatattttcaggggacctactatagatggggtctgttgtaaaggtggtcttggaggactttataaaatttgaagtggccctcgaatgaaaatgatTCCCCATCCCTGACTTCACACATTTGGTTCTAAATCAATAATCTCTACTGGCCTCAATCGTTGTCTTCCAAGCCATCAGAGACCACAACTAAACCACACAAACTAACTTAAAACTTTTAAGTTTCAACCATATTGTTCTGCAAACGTCAATTGTCAGATCATTTTGTAACTGACCTGAGGCCTTCAAACCTGTATTCATGTatgaagtagcctacagtatgtgtagtaTTGGTTTACAGCATGCCTATGACTGGCCTATATTTGACATGCATTTGTAAGCATATTCAGTATATAATGAAAGAGTTTGGCTGTATACAGAGCTGTGACAGGCATTTGCCTGAAAGTGGGCTGTAGTTGTGACCATaaacatacacatgtacagtgtgttGGCATGGCAACAGACTTTTGGAGAGGGGCTTTCAGGTGACTGTCATCTGTAATGTCGGACTCTAGCTCAGTGTTGTCACACACgaataaatacacacacgtgcgcgcgcctgcatggacacacaaacacacgcacgcacacaaacacaaacagatacacacaaacacacatgcacagacacgggGGCACACTGACGCACGAACATACATAcgaatacacgcacatgcacacacatggacgcaagcgcgcacacgcacacacacacacacacacacacacacacacacacacacacacacatctatcttgTCAGTTTTGTTCCGTAGAATGCCACCTAAGCCATCAAACCCATCATGGCCTACCACTCCCCTTGAGTTTCaggttacaacacacacacacacacacacacacacacacgcacgcacacacacacacacacacacacacacacacacacacacacacacacacgcgcgcgcgcacgtccacacacccacatgcacacacacacgccactactGAACTTGGTCATCCAGACCTACTGCTGCAGTGTGACAAGTCTACCTTATTAGTGTAACCAAACCCAGCTGAGAACCCATTCCAAttagaaataataaaaaataaaaacacagttCTTTGTGACTGTTAATGCACAAAAAACGTATTTATGACACTTTTcgaaaccattttttttttttttttaatgctagAGTGAGAACCTTAGTATGAAGTTGTGTGCACAGCTTTGGAAAGAAAATTCCACAAGCATGAAAAATGTGTTCAGgccatttgtaaaaaaaaaaaaaaaaaaactaagtgatctgcatcaGCAGTAGACACTTTTATATGTCTACTGCTTGAGATACTTACAAAAGAGACCATGATCAGGAAAAAATCATGCAAACCAAcagttaacccttatgttgtgttcgggtcatttttgacccgttttcaagttttagtgtggaaaaaacacactttcctttattttcttggaataaggcttcatctaatcctcagtcacaatcatttaaacgcaaaaaaaacatgttttatcattttagtaaattttaaagttccaaaaaaaaaagttacatctgtggt from Engraulis encrasicolus isolate BLACKSEA-1 chromosome 5, IST_EnEncr_1.0, whole genome shotgun sequence includes:
- the LOC134448517 gene encoding uncharacterized protein C1orf232, with protein sequence MNPLWKTYKSKVMKTLNAEMEEDVAEEEESEVDTSPIQQGGEEGPNVVSQLSTNLKKMQGASVKGWKSVSALFNKEDEHQLLSESEGENHSEPEPINDHPLAVRPEEPASSRSNKRMTGFWDNFATKFQQAKQAQAAAAAAMAKGAGSEADVEAGIDNQGQSVDGENQEAAGGGEGEGGGSDAAAGGEDGDGGGGNSFSKYTSLGGGNGDTSLKWNFVTGKLAELKMKSMAKTN